In Flavobacterium luteolum, the DNA window AATTCTAAATCGGACAATCTAAAATCAGAAATCTAAAATCTAAAATCTCTAAATTATTCCCACTCTAATGCTTTCTTTTTGATGATATAAAAGAAACCAACCAAAAGCAAAGACATGAAAACTAACATTTTTAACATTCCTTCAATTCCTAAGTCTTTGAAGTTTACTGCCCATGGGTAAAGGAAGATAACCTCTACGTCGAACAATACAAACAAAATGGCAACTAAGAAGTATTTTACAGAAAAAGGAATACGGGCGTTACCAACAGATTCGATACCGCATTC includes these proteins:
- a CDS encoding NADH-quinone oxidoreductase subunit A; this encodes MQSDQYSYIPILMQFILAVGFVVGTIIISGKLGPKRSSEVKDQNFECGIESVGNARIPFSVKYFLVAILFVLFDVEVIFLYPWAVNFKDLGIEGMLKMLVFMSLLLVGFFYIIKKKALEWE